One genomic segment of Sphingorhabdus sp. M41 includes these proteins:
- a CDS encoding type II toxin-antitoxin system ParD family antitoxin, translated as MATVRKTITLSASQDAWIKSQIARGAFNNDSEYIRDLVKRDQSQQDRLTTLREAIAEGLDSGASDQSLDNIWNAAEQRHRARDA; from the coding sequence ATGGCCACCGTCCGCAAAACCATCACCCTGAGCGCAAGTCAGGACGCGTGGATAAAATCGCAGATCGCGCGCGGTGCCTTTAACAATGACAGCGAATATATTCGCGATCTGGTCAAGCGCGACCAGTCGCAGCAGGACCGGCTCACCACGTTGCGCGAAGCGATAGCCGAAGGACTGGACAGCGGCGCCAGCGATCAGTCGCTGGACAATATATGGAACGCAGCCGAACAGCGTCACCGCGCCCGGGATGCCTGA
- a CDS encoding type II toxin-antitoxin system RelE/ParE family toxin, whose amino-acid sequence MPELHLSRQAASDLAEIADYTINEFGIDQARLYRDQLRGCFLSQLDNPQLGRSAEDVSPGLRRIRQQAHVVFYKYAQNELLIVRVLHQGMDFERHL is encoded by the coding sequence ATGCCTGAACTGCATCTAAGCAGGCAGGCCGCAAGTGATCTGGCCGAAATAGCCGATTACACCATAAACGAATTCGGCATCGATCAGGCGCGGCTTTATCGGGACCAGCTTCGCGGCTGTTTCCTGTCCCAGCTCGACAATCCGCAGCTTGGCCGCAGCGCGGAAGACGTGTCGCCGGGATTGCGCCGCATCCGCCAGCAAGCGCATGTTGTCTTTTACAAATATGCGCAGAACGAATTGCTTATAGTCCGCGTCCTGCATCAAGGCATGGATTTCGAGCGGCATCTCTGA
- a CDS encoding type II toxin-antitoxin system RelE/ParE family toxin: protein MDKAPVHTVVATLAFQKRAKALGVSEAELNAIYDLYQSNPGFGKVEPRTGGLRKGRVAKAATGKSGGYRVFSFFADAANPVFLLWMIDKTDDDSLTGEQKNAFKAALAKLKKELRK from the coding sequence ATGGATAAAGCGCCGGTCCATACCGTCGTCGCAACGCTCGCTTTTCAGAAGAGGGCCAAGGCCCTCGGGGTTAGTGAGGCTGAACTTAATGCGATCTACGATTTGTATCAGTCCAATCCCGGCTTCGGCAAGGTCGAGCCCCGCACCGGCGGTTTGCGCAAGGGGCGCGTCGCGAAGGCGGCGACGGGAAAGAGTGGCGGCTATCGGGTGTTCAGTTTTTTCGCTGACGCTGCCAATCCGGTGTTCCTGCTCTGGATGATCGACAAGACCGACGATGACAGTCTGACCGGCGAACAGAAAAATGCTTTCAAGGCAGCCCTTGCAAAGCTCAAGAAGGAATTGAGAAAATGA
- a CDS encoding helix-turn-helix domain-containing protein, which yields MKDEDFIGIMNGIEDATAFVQGKHSRAQVVAGPDIKALRKRIKMTQAVFAKTYRLPLGTVKDWEQGRRQPDAPARALLAVIEDDPEAVQKALAAS from the coding sequence ATGAAGGACGAAGATTTCATCGGCATCATGAACGGTATCGAAGATGCGACGGCCTTTGTGCAGGGCAAGCATTCTCGCGCACAAGTGGTGGCTGGGCCGGATATCAAGGCGCTGAGAAAGCGTATCAAGATGACCCAGGCGGTGTTTGCAAAAACCTATCGCCTGCCACTCGGAACGGTCAAGGACTGGGAGCAGGGAAGGCGTCAGCCCGATGCTCCGGCGCGCGCCTTGCTCGCCGTGATCGAAGATGATCCCGAGGCGGTGCAAAAGGCGCTGGCAGCAAGCTGA
- the map gene encoding type I methionyl aminopeptidase, with protein sequence MTDYMTVEDTTPSSRTGAIKLHGPEGFAGMRKAGRLAAEILDSLVPHVVPGVTTGALDDMVRQQAFAAGAVPATLGYRGFTHSCCTSINHVVCHGIPGDKKLAEGDIVNIDVTVIVDGWHGDTSRMYLVGKTPIKASKLVQVTYECLMLGIEQAKPGNRMGDVAHAIQSHAEANRYSVVRDFCGHGLGQMFHDAPEVVHAGRPGTGPELRPGMFFTIEPMINIGKYACKMLDDGWTAVTRDRSLTAQFEHSIGITEDGNEIFTKSAAGLDCPPY encoded by the coding sequence ATGACAGACTATATGACCGTAGAAGACACCACTCCATCCTCCCGCACCGGCGCGATCAAATTGCACGGGCCGGAAGGCTTTGCAGGCATGCGCAAGGCCGGCCGGCTGGCCGCCGAGATACTTGACTCGCTGGTGCCGCATGTCGTCCCCGGCGTGACCACCGGCGCGCTCGACGATATGGTCCGGCAGCAGGCTTTTGCCGCTGGCGCGGTCCCGGCAACGCTTGGCTATCGCGGTTTCACCCACAGCTGCTGCACCTCGATCAACCATGTCGTCTGCCACGGCATCCCCGGCGACAAGAAGCTCGCCGAGGGCGATATCGTCAATATCGACGTCACCGTGATCGTCGATGGCTGGCACGGCGATACCAGTCGCATGTATCTGGTCGGCAAGACCCCGATCAAGGCGAGCAAGCTGGTCCAGGTCACCTATGAATGTCTGATGCTGGGCATCGAGCAGGCGAAACCGGGCAACCGGATGGGCGATGTCGCCCACGCGATCCAGAGCCACGCCGAAGCCAATCGCTATTCGGTGGTCCGCGATTTCTGCGGCCATGGTCTGGGCCAGATGTTCCACGACGCCCCCGAAGTCGTCCACGCCGGCCGCCCCGGCACCGGCCCGGAACTGCGCCCCGGCATGTTCTTCACCATCGAGCCGATGATCAATATCGGCAAATATGCCTGCAAGATGCTGGATGACGGCTGGACAGCCGTCACCCGCGACCGGTCACTGACCGCGCAGTTCGAGCATAGTATCGGGATTACCGAGGACGGGAACGAGATATTTACGAAGAGTGCGGCTGGGCTGGATTGCCCGCCTTATTGA
- a CDS encoding sulfatase-like hydrolase/transferase, translating into MLTKLKIILILAALLLGSAQTVVRFESLITPELQPLSLIAYTVLLGLCLVGIFSAAFIPVAAIRWSFALLISLAGIMVETYQSSVADDMPYDAFISMINASGSLHEAWGQYAGAIMIGGVQALLLFFGIGLSIHHVTKKHSKKLIAAPLLILFVLAGVLFIRGGDGARGLPASYTGAAYAMLYGYERSTEVIAPREPVRLPVVTPRNGDGDIVMLVDESISGQYLDINSDRGVYSGLMAPKNGVTAHNFGLASSIAHCSAAVNMTLRHGGTRDDYVRINGSMPSIWAYAKRAGMETVYIDVPRTNRIFNNLMNESEMKDVDQWIEFDDVPIQRRDHAAADTLAGFLNDGKRQFIYLQKIGAHFPIHDKYPDEYMRYRPALPRGRFLNISDTGDRAGFSGSRMSWVTYRNAYRNTLIWNVGAFFDRLLGQADLAGSTIIYTSDHGQNLHERGGTGVVTHCSPDPKPEEGLVPLVVLDRPQAAGQPGAIDWDAAIAKGRNRSSHFQIFPTVLEMMGYEPKAVQAIYGADLLTANTAPFGFNYQFNARLGRAPSWKEIRLDEIAWPPASDFQPPAKPGPKQKIAVR; encoded by the coding sequence ATGCTGACGAAGTTGAAGATAATCCTGATACTGGCTGCCTTGCTGCTCGGCTCGGCGCAGACGGTCGTGCGGTTTGAATCGCTGATCACGCCGGAACTGCAGCCGCTCAGCCTGATCGCTTACACGGTGCTGCTCGGCCTCTGTCTGGTCGGCATTTTCAGCGCCGCCTTCATTCCGGTCGCGGCCATCCGCTGGAGCTTCGCGCTGCTCATATCGCTGGCCGGGATCATGGTCGAAACCTACCAGAGCTCGGTCGCGGACGATATGCCCTATGACGCCTTCATCAGCATGATCAATGCATCCGGGTCGCTGCACGAGGCCTGGGGCCAATATGCCGGCGCGATCATGATTGGCGGGGTGCAGGCGCTGTTGCTGTTTTTCGGCATCGGACTGAGCATCCACCATGTCACCAAAAAACACAGCAAGAAGCTGATCGCCGCGCCGCTGCTGATCCTGTTCGTGCTGGCCGGGGTCCTGTTCATCCGGGGCGGCGATGGCGCGCGCGGCCTGCCGGCGAGCTATACCGGCGCCGCCTATGCGATGCTCTACGGCTATGAGCGCTCCACCGAAGTCATCGCGCCGCGCGAACCGGTGAGGCTGCCGGTGGTCACGCCGCGGAACGGCGATGGCGATATCGTGATGCTGGTCGATGAAAGCATCTCCGGCCAATATCTCGATATCAACAGCGACCGGGGCGTTTACAGCGGCCTGATGGCACCGAAAAACGGCGTCACCGCGCATAATTTCGGGCTGGCGTCGTCGATCGCCCATTGCAGCGCAGCGGTCAACATGACCTTGCGCCACGGCGGCACGCGGGACGATTATGTCCGGATCAACGGCAGCATGCCGTCGATCTGGGCCTATGCCAAAAGGGCAGGGATGGAGACCGTCTATATCGACGTGCCCCGGACCAACCGGATATTCAACAATCTGATGAACGAGTCCGAAATGAAGGACGTCGACCAGTGGATCGAGTTTGACGATGTCCCGATCCAGCGCCGCGACCATGCCGCCGCCGATACGCTGGCCGGATTCCTGAATGACGGCAAAAGACAGTTCATCTATCTGCAGAAGATCGGCGCGCATTTTCCGATCCACGACAAATATCCGGATGAATATATGCGCTACAGGCCGGCGCTGCCGCGCGGCCGGTTTCTCAACATTTCCGATACCGGCGACCGCGCTGGTTTTTCCGGTTCCCGGATGAGCTGGGTCACCTATCGCAACGCCTATCGCAACACCTTGATATGGAATGTCGGTGCTTTCTTCGACCGGCTGCTGGGCCAGGCCGATCTGGCGGGCTCGACGATCATCTACACCTCCGACCACGGCCAGAATCTGCACGAGCGCGGCGGCACCGGTGTCGTCACCCATTGCTCGCCCGATCCCAAGCCGGAAGAGGGGCTGGTGCCGCTGGTCGTGCTCGATAGGCCGCAAGCCGCCGGCCAGCCCGGCGCGATCGACTGGGACGCGGCCATCGCCAAGGGCAGAAACCGGTCCAGCCATTTCCAGATATTCCCGACCGTGCTGGAGATGATGGGCTATGAACCGAAAGCGGTGCAGGCCATTTACGGCGCTGATCTGCTGACCGCCAACACCGCGCCATTCGGCTTCAATTACCAGTTCAACGCCCGCCTCGGCCGCGCGCCCAGCTGGAAAGAGATCAGGCTCGACGAAATCGCCTGGCCCCCGGCCAGCGATTTCCAGCCTCCGGCCAAGCCGGGGCCGAAGCAAAAGATCGCGGTGCGATAA
- a CDS encoding competence/damage-inducible protein A, whose product MSKEKIWTAALIVIGDEILSGRTQDKNIAQVASWLNVQGIRLAEVRVVADDMDHIAEAVNILRARNDYLFTTGGIGPTHDDITVDAISRALGVDVVIHPAARAILEKYYATRGGLNEGRLRMARVPEGAELIENRMSGAPGIRIANLFLMAGVPHITAGMLDALTGTLEGGAPLLSVTLGAWAPESEIAEVLRAAEKAHDSCVIGSYPFFRDGTVGANFVVRSTEPHELETCRAALKAGLEEAGYEVTDGGI is encoded by the coding sequence ATGAGCAAAGAAAAAATCTGGACCGCCGCGCTGATCGTGATCGGCGACGAAATCCTCTCCGGCCGCACCCAGGACAAGAATATCGCGCAGGTCGCCAGCTGGCTCAACGTCCAGGGCATTCGCCTCGCCGAGGTCCGCGTGGTCGCCGACGACATGGACCATATTGCCGAAGCGGTGAACATATTGCGCGCCCGCAACGACTATCTGTTCACCACCGGCGGCATCGGCCCGACCCATGACGATATTACCGTCGACGCGATATCCAGGGCGCTCGGCGTCGATGTCGTGATCCACCCCGCGGCCCGCGCCATCCTCGAGAAATATTACGCCACCCGCGGCGGCCTCAACGAGGGCCGGCTGCGCATGGCCCGCGTGCCCGAAGGCGCCGAGCTGATCGAGAACCGCATGTCCGGCGCGCCCGGCATCCGCATCGCCAATCTGTTCCTGATGGCCGGCGTCCCCCATATCACCGCCGGCATGCTCGACGCGCTCACCGGCACGCTCGAGGGCGGTGCGCCACTGCTCAGCGTCACGCTCGGCGCCTGGGCCCCGGAAAGCGAGATTGCCGAAGTGCTGCGCGCGGCGGAAAAGGCCCACGACAGCTGCGTCATCGGCAGCTACCCCTTCTTCCGCGACGGCACCGTCGGCGCCAATTTCGTCGTCCGCTCGACCGAGCCGCACGAACTGGAGACGTGCCGCGCCGCGCTGAAGGCCGGGCTCGAGGAAGCCGGCTACGAGGTTACGGATGGCGGGATTTAG